ttggtctgcaaggagatcaaaccagtcaatcctaaaggaaaccaaccctgaatattcagtggaaggactgatgctgaggctgaagctccaatactttgccctcctaatgtgaagaacagactcaatggaaaagaccctgatgctgggaaagattgagggcaaaaagagaagagggtggcagaggatgagatggtaggatagcattcctgactcaatggacatgaacttgggcaaactctgggagacagtgagggatagggaggtatggtgtgttgcagcccatggcgtgtcaaagagtcagacacaacttagtcacTGAAAACCAACAACAACCACAAGAAAATGACCGGATAACTCATTTTTTTGAATCTGCTATCCTAAATAAACATGTTTATCAGGAAGCTAGCATAAACCAAAGCTAACTATAGCATGTGACTCTGTCAAGGGAGACTCAGAGTTAGCCAGTAGGCTTCTCATGTTTCTTAATTTAAATATCTTCCAAAATCTCCACTGTATCCCagagatagaaaatattaacTCAATCTGACTGAAAATTTAATTCTGAGAGGTatactttattttctgtattgCATATGTTCTTGAAATAACTTGTTCAGTTATAATCATAAGCTTATTCACTTTCTTGCCTCTTGTCTAGTCTACACATTATTCATGGTTTAATATTCTTTACCTTTAGTACAGTCCCTGCTTTAACATATATATCACTAATTTTTGGTCCATTGTACTCTATTTTGActgataaatacttttttaaccTCTGCAAGTCTGAATTTGACCAAAAATTTGGCATGACTTGCCTTCTTTCTAAATAACATAGGTTCCAATATGATCTTGAAAATCACTTGAGACTTAATCATCTGACACCATGTTTATTCAGGTGAGGTGGAGAAGAGTCCTGGGAGATATGAAAGGAAGCATTTTATCCTGAAAAAGATGAAACAATGtggtaaaacatttttatttttgatgctttCATTGGACTGATAGAGCTTTCTACAAGGATTTTGGACCCACATTTGCAACTTGTATTAAGATATTAGTTGGGAATTTTGCATCAGTTGGTTAAAGTTCTCCTCAGAGCATCTTTTACTTCTTTGTTCCTTAGGCCATAGATCAATGGATTGAGCATAGGGATCACCAGAGTGTAAAAGACAGAGGCCATTTTATCAACAGCAAAAGTATGGCTGGACTTGGGTTGCAGGTACACAAACAGTAATGTCCCATAGAACACGACCACCGCTGTCAGATGTGAActacaggtggagaaggctttgtACCTCCCCTTGCTTGAGTTCATTCTGAGAATGGCCACCAGAATGAACATATAGGATACAAGAACAATCAAGAGGGAACAGAGCAAATTGCAGCCTGAAAAGATCAAGATGATCAATTCTAACTCATGTGTGTCAGAACAGAGCAGAGATATCAGAGGGACAGAGTCACAGTAAAAATAACTGATGACATTAGAGCCACAGAAGGACAATTTAAATAACTTAAGGGTGAGAAATAGTGACACAAAGGTGCTGTAGAGGTAGGGAGTAAGTACCAGCGCCCAACACACTTTCTGTGCCATGATGACCACGTAGAGAAGAGGTTTGCAGATGGctacatagcggtcataggccattgcTGATAGAATGAAGAGTTCAGTGATAATGAAAGTCTCAAAGAATGCCAGTTGGGTGGCACACCAATTGTAGGAAATTGTATTTTTGTGCACCACAAAGTTGACCATCATTTTTGGGCCAATGACAGTGGAGTAACCAAGATCAGTAATTGACAAATGTCtaaggaaaaagtacatgggagTATGTAGCTTGGAGTCCAAATGGGTCAGGATAACCATACCCAGATTTCCTGTCACTGTGACCAAGTAGAtgaccaggaagatcccaaagAGAGGCGCCTGCAGCTCAGGACTGTCTGTGATCCCCGTAAGAACAAACTCAGTCACCTTGTGCATGGCAGTATGATTGTGTTTCTCCATGGGGTCCATCCTGGTTACCTGGGTATAAAATCAATACTTTGTACTTGCAGTGCTATCATCTAGGAGAATTTAATACATTATATGTGAGTCCTTTTCTTTgtctaaaattataaatacagatTCATCTTCTCATCAGGTCAAGACTACACCTACCTATATTCACATTGCAATGTAAGTGCATAACGATCAGCTTTTTAAATTGTTATGTAAGTTCTGATATTAACCTTTTCATTGCTGAGACAATAGATTTCAAAGATATAATCTCAAATAAACATATTTCTAGCTAAACACTTAGATAAATAGCTGGGCTGTCCTATCCATGAAATTTCCCTTTTAGAAAGCCCTGAATGATATAAGTAACTGCCAGCTTGATTGACCCTACATTTCCCTTTCTGAATTTTATAACTCCTgctcttatgttttaaattaacCAACAAAAATTTAATGTAGGCACCCCATCCTTGATCACAACAAAGGCAGAACCATGCTGTCTTCTCTTactctcattctttctctctttctctccttaacCTCTCTCTGTGGCCTTGGGTGTGCCACGTACCCTCCAGAATGTAACAAGGCTTGTTTTTCAAAGTTACCTGATACTTGTTGCTGAGATGCATCTTGCAATAATAAAAGAATCACAAGTGATCTTCCAGCCACAGCACTGGCTTTGATCAGGGAAATGTCTGTGCAGCTCACCACAAATAATAGGGACCACTTGAGTGCCCACAGGAAGTCCTCGCTGATAGGATCTCTATCAACAGGCTGAGACCAACACAAAGCACATTCATTGAAACTTTGGGAAATTTTGCTTTAAAGGGACAAGACATTTTGAAATGATTGCTTTGATACAGCTTCTATGGCCTACTTGTTTTCACatggtcttttaaaatatatcaaaagatCTGTCTATTATATTTGAACTTTATAAAATgttcagataatttttaaaacaaacatctaCACTCAGACAATAAAGCTTATATTATTGACAATCGTCTTATCTGTTCAAAGTTGCAAGGAATAATAAAAAGATTCTCTGTTGGTAGACTGATGAATGATGTGGTGAGTAGAAAATCTgataattaaacataaatttcAATGTTTCTCATTTATTATAAGCTCAGCTTGTTTATCCAATACAAAATCCAGTGTTATAATgtcttaattttcaaattttgctaTTAATATCTTAATCTTCATTTGCCATATTGATTGTTTCTGACAACTGAATCACTTCTAATGGTCTTCCAATCACACATCcctcttctgaaaaataaaggGTTGATCATTCTGATTATTTATGAATCTGGTTATTTATGGAGATCCATGTAAATAGATCCACTGGAAAGAAGAATGCAAATGAATACCAAGCACTGATATGGAACTTATAATTTGCCAGGGACTTTGCATGTATTAATTCACATGACCCACACAATAACTCTAGAAAATAAATAGCACAGTTGTCCCTGGTACTTGTGGGGAATTGGTTCCAGCATCCACTGAAGATAACAAAATCTACAGATGCTAAAGTCTCATAGTCCACCTTCCTTATCCACTGGGGATACTCTATCTGTATATTTGGCCAACCATCACTGGTAAACATAGTGGTGTAGttgctgagggaaaaaaaaaaaaattgcatataagtggacccataTAGTCCAAAacgtgttgttcaagggtcaattatATGACCATAGTCCATTTACATGTCAAGAATAAAATAGCttaatcaagattgcccagacaATAACTGGAAGAGTTAGGattcaaataaaattaactttcttCATAATATATTCTCACAAACATGGCATTCTTCTGTTCTATCATGGTCATTCTGAGTACACAggcaatgaaaatggagaaaggagGCATCCTTGTTAAAATAGATGGGAGAG
This region of Bos mutus isolate GX-2022 unplaced genomic scaffold, NWIPB_WYAK_1.1 CTG326, whole genome shotgun sequence genomic DNA includes:
- the LOC102265484 gene encoding olfactory receptor 8K1 → MDPMEKHNHTAMHKVTEFVLTGITDSPELQAPLFGIFLVIYLVTVTGNLGMVILTHLDSKLHTPMYFFLRHLSITDLGYSTVIGPKMMVNFVVHKNTISYNWCATQLAFFETFIITELFILSAMAYDRYVAICKPLLYVVIMAQKVCWALVLTPYLYSTFVSLFLTLKLFKLSFCGSNVISYFYCDSVPLISLLCSDTHELELIILIFSGCNLLCSLLIVLVSYMFILVAILRMNSSKGRYKAFSTCSSHLTAVVVFYGTLLFVYLQPKSSHTFAVDKMASVFYTLVIPMLNPLIYGLRNKEVKDALRRTLTN